The following are from one region of the Dreissena polymorpha isolate Duluth1 chromosome 2, UMN_Dpol_1.0, whole genome shotgun sequence genome:
- the LOC127868729 gene encoding diphthine methyltransferase-like isoform X2 yields MNNKIIEAKFSIPNKLESTESAGEQTRVGCLYMYSLDTQSGVPTLQQCTRLDMPGVLDIKWSCEPVQGHPTFALVNSIGELQLYKLGSNKAVSIETKAELSPHSLGLSLEWNNLTGHSEDLQIVSSDSSGHVHVHQLGGASLDTIDTWKAHDYEAWISAFNQANTQLVFTGGDDCRLKGWDLRAGTASPVFNSKRHTMGVCSIQSNPIEPHMLATGSYDEHLLVWDTRQMKSPTQEVDLGGGVWRVKWEPNTARYILTATMYNGFHVLDMTGESCSIASHYSEHQSIGYGADWCRLPSKMMDFHGKQFTASASTEELQLECSNTRVKREHCQNVISTCSFYDHLLKLWTFSDCTENTE; encoded by the exons GAGTCAACAGAATCAGCAGGAGAACAGACTCGTGTTGGTTGCTTGTACATGTACAGCCTGGATACCCAGTCTGGTGTTCCCACCCTGCAGCAGTGTACTCGTCTGGACATGCCTGGAGTGCTGGACATCAAGTGGTCATGTGAACCAGTCCAAGGCCACCCGACCTTTGCCCTTGTGAACTCTATTGGTGAACTACAACTCTATAAGTTGGGGTCAAATAAGGCAGTCTCTATAGAAACCAAGGCTGAACTTTCACCTCACAGCTTGGGACTGTCATTGGAATGGAACAATTTGACTGGACACAG TGAAGATTTGCAGATTGTGAGTTCCGACTCATCTGGTCATGTACATGTCCATCAATTGGGAGGAGCCAGCCTTGATACCATTGACACTTGGAAGGCACATGATTATGAAGCCTGGATTTCTGCCTTCAACCAGGCTAACACCCAGCTTGTGTTCACAG GGGGAGATGACTGCAGGTTGAAGGGTTGGGACCTTAGAGCCGGTACTGCCAGTCCAGTGTTCAACAGCAAGAG ACATACAATGGGAGTCTGCAGCATTCAAAGTAACCCAATAGAACCACACATGTTAGCCACTGGGAG TTATGACGAGCACCTGTTGGTGTGGGATACCCGCCAGATGAAGTCACCAACACAGGAGGTGGATCTGGGGGGAGGGGTTTGGCGGGTCAAGTGGGAGCCTAACACTGCCAGGTACATCCTCACCGCCACCATGTACAACGGCTTCCACGTTTTAGACATGACTG GTGAGAGCTGTTCAATAGCCAGTCACTACTCTGAACACCAGTCTATAGGGTATGGGGCAGACTGGTGTAGGCTGCCTAGCAAAATGATGGATTTCCATGGTAAGCAGTTCACAGCCAGTGCCAGTACAGAGGAGTTACAGTTAGAATGTTCAAATACAAGAGTTAAAAGAGAACATTGTCAAAATGTTATATCAACATGCTCCTTTTATGATCACTTGTTGAAATTGTGGACATTTTCTGATTGCACAGAAAATACAGAGTAA
- the LOC127868729 gene encoding diphthine methyltransferase-like isoform X1, giving the protein MSVTTHQTLDTEYNADCVEWCPLSGYQDILLCGTYQLQQQESTESAGEQTRVGCLYMYSLDTQSGVPTLQQCTRLDMPGVLDIKWSCEPVQGHPTFALVNSIGELQLYKLGSNKAVSIETKAELSPHSLGLSLEWNNLTGHSEDLQIVSSDSSGHVHVHQLGGASLDTIDTWKAHDYEAWISAFNQANTQLVFTGGDDCRLKGWDLRAGTASPVFNSKRHTMGVCSIQSNPIEPHMLATGSYDEHLLVWDTRQMKSPTQEVDLGGGVWRVKWEPNTARYILTATMYNGFHVLDMTGESCSIASHYSEHQSIGYGADWCRLPSKMMDFHGKQFTASASTEELQLECSNTRVKREHCQNVISTCSFYDHLLKLWTFSDCTENTE; this is encoded by the exons ATGTCTGTGACCACTCACCAGACCCTTGACACGGAGTACAATGCAGATTGTGTGGAGTGGTGTCCCCTGTCTGGATACCAGGACATTCTGCTGTGTGGCACATACCAGCTGCAACAACAG GAGTCAACAGAATCAGCAGGAGAACAGACTCGTGTTGGTTGCTTGTACATGTACAGCCTGGATACCCAGTCTGGTGTTCCCACCCTGCAGCAGTGTACTCGTCTGGACATGCCTGGAGTGCTGGACATCAAGTGGTCATGTGAACCAGTCCAAGGCCACCCGACCTTTGCCCTTGTGAACTCTATTGGTGAACTACAACTCTATAAGTTGGGGTCAAATAAGGCAGTCTCTATAGAAACCAAGGCTGAACTTTCACCTCACAGCTTGGGACTGTCATTGGAATGGAACAATTTGACTGGACACAG TGAAGATTTGCAGATTGTGAGTTCCGACTCATCTGGTCATGTACATGTCCATCAATTGGGAGGAGCCAGCCTTGATACCATTGACACTTGGAAGGCACATGATTATGAAGCCTGGATTTCTGCCTTCAACCAGGCTAACACCCAGCTTGTGTTCACAG GGGGAGATGACTGCAGGTTGAAGGGTTGGGACCTTAGAGCCGGTACTGCCAGTCCAGTGTTCAACAGCAAGAG ACATACAATGGGAGTCTGCAGCATTCAAAGTAACCCAATAGAACCACACATGTTAGCCACTGGGAG TTATGACGAGCACCTGTTGGTGTGGGATACCCGCCAGATGAAGTCACCAACACAGGAGGTGGATCTGGGGGGAGGGGTTTGGCGGGTCAAGTGGGAGCCTAACACTGCCAGGTACATCCTCACCGCCACCATGTACAACGGCTTCCACGTTTTAGACATGACTG GTGAGAGCTGTTCAATAGCCAGTCACTACTCTGAACACCAGTCTATAGGGTATGGGGCAGACTGGTGTAGGCTGCCTAGCAAAATGATGGATTTCCATGGTAAGCAGTTCACAGCCAGTGCCAGTACAGAGGAGTTACAGTTAGAATGTTCAAATACAAGAGTTAAAAGAGAACATTGTCAAAATGTTATATCAACATGCTCCTTTTATGATCACTTGTTGAAATTGTGGACATTTTCTGATTGCACAGAAAATACAGAGTAA